A stretch of DNA from Scleropages formosus chromosome 13, fSclFor1.1, whole genome shotgun sequence:
GAACCCAAACACAACGGCGACAGCCGATGACCGACAGTTACCTCCCCATTCTCCTCAGGAAACATACACCCGGAAGCGTTACGTCACCTGACTCCATCGCGCAGAACCAATAAATGCGCAGGACATGCCACGCCCCTTTATTTCTACCCTTATAAGGATGCGCAGAAGCGTTGGGACGCGTAGCCACGAAAAGATTTGCTTAACGGCGGCGACTTTCTTCGGGAAACTGCGTCTTACGACGACACAACGTAAAAAGTGCGCATATTTTCCATACAAGACATGTAAACCTCATCGATAAAGACCaagttttgaaaatattgtgGTTATCATTAGGTATCCATAATCACAAACATATGGAACATGCctgttattttttgcattacagATCGTTTTTACACTGAAACATGTTTAGGTTGCTGTACGTACAGTGAATGGAACAGAGTAATaagaggacaaaaaaacaaagaggatGTGTCAGTACTGTATAAAACAGACACGTACTGTAATTTAAAAGACTTGTTTTCTTCAGACTTCTTCACACTTAACACTCCTGACACGACCATAGGTTACTGACACCAAGTAGAACCTCTGCCGCTCACCTGCTGTAAGGGACAAAACCTGGAGCTCTAGCCAATAAATAGCGCATTTTGCACACTTTTGGGTTCCTCCAAAACAAGGACACACTTACCTCGCTGTACAGTGGAATTTCTGTGCCTAAGCAGTGCTAAATTAGTTTGTGAAAGCTAACCTTCGGGCCTAAGTATGTGGCGTATGGGTTAACGTTAGagcaacttttatttattcatttagctgacactttcctccaaaacaacttatattcttcagttatttacccatttacacagccgggtaatttttactggagcaattttagggtgtgtactttgatcaagggtactataggtagaggtaggatttgaacccgcaacaTTTCCAATCACAGTAGCTACCCCAGCGGAGAACGTTAAACCAGGGTACCACATCAGCACTTTGCAGCAAAAGTAACACTTGCAGTAAAATTTGTCATGGTTAAATATATTAAGTTAACTGATTAACTGATAATGTTTATAAGATCATTAGTTTTCATGATCCCTCATCACCCAGgagtttgttttatattaaagaATTTTTCAATGGAACCAAAAACACAACTCTAAAAATGAGCATTTATACTCCTTACAAGTGCAAAAATGAATACACAAATAAGAGAGAACAAGTTgtgtttaaagtattttaatagACAAGTTCTAGTCAACTTAGATTTTCAAGTCCTGGAAAAATCAAGTTTATGTAATTACACCCTCTACCAAAAACAATGTGTACAAAGTGATATACTCTTTTCGCTGCTTGGACTGTATCACTTCTTGCCCTCTACCATGATGATGTGATAGCCAAACTTTGTCTTGACAGGAGGGTCTGTGTACACTGGTCTGTCCATAGTGCTCACGGGCAGGGCGAACGCCGCATCCTGGAATGGTCCCACCATGGAGCCCCTTGTCATCCAGCCAAGGTCGCCCTGCAACATGAGCAACAAGCTCTTCACCATTTCACAACTCTACGTTAGAGTAATGTACAAAGGACAAGCCCAAACACAACTTTATCACATTTCTGCACTTCCCATCCACCAATTGTACTAGACACTTTGGTACAATATCAAGGAAacctttaataaataataaataaataaattcaaaaccctggttactgtgtacaaatgcatcaataggactgctcccggctatttacaggacttgatcaaccggtacgccccagccaggccccttcgctcatctactttgctcgtttggtggtccagtgcacgaaaggcaaagctcagaggttctcggttctgggtccgttgtggtggaatgaccttcccctgtcactcagaactgcggaaactctgtctgttttcaagaagggtctgaaaacccaccttttccagatccacttcgcccaagatctctccagctcatctatgatgtaactgttcacacatcgtaactccagaagcatccccagatacaacctttattcagccattactctggtattgtactgctcatttgtgcatcttataatttttaattttaaaaaaaaattggtgtaggtatcaggatttgtctatcctgtgtcttacgcacctacttgatcgatgaacctcggtgcagcaagtggtaggtaacgaactaggtttgctcgAGACTTTCatctctgcagctatgtctccttctcttaatgtagtgcataaattgtacttttgctgagatgtacgtcgctttggacaaaagcgtctgctaaattaataaatgtaaatgtaaatttaataacaTTCATCTAATTTGATATTCAGTTTTCTTGTATAGaaattcttttttgtaaaaaccgTTTCCCATACAAATgtttccatacattttcaaCAATATCCTTCAGATATTTTCAATATTAAGCTCTGTAGTGAAACGCAGAATACTTTCACAGGGTGTGAAGAACTACTGGAATTTTTTGGCACTTGGCAACGTCTGTCCTCAAATGAAAATACAGCTTTACTTGGTCCTGGAGATGGTGAAACACTTATCCTCTGCCACTACAACCTAGAATCTACTCTATGTTTGCTTtcatcttttcagctgttgaTGTACtcatcttttaaaattttcgatttttttttttttttgctgcttattGCTAGTTTATGTTTGAGGTGGGTTGGAGCgtaagggttttttttctgtagaaaatGGGGTAATATATTGTTTTCTCCGTATGTCTGGGTCtaaaagtcaaataaaaaagaatcaaaattttaaaactcaGATATTGCACCATCTAGTGGAAAAAACTGGTACATGGGGTTTGATGTCGCAGTCACCTGTATATGAGTccagaagaaacaaacaagacaaAAGTTCTCTGAGCAAACGTCATTATTCAAGGACAGAAATATACAGATAAataattttcaagaaaaaaCTGCCAAggaatcacatttattttttcatttagctgacaactcTGTCCAAGACGACTCCTAGTTTGaaagctatttacccatttatacgtctgggttttcttactgtatcagttcagggtaagcatgAGGGTCATGGCTgatatgcaaaaaaagtgtcagtaatACAACTAAACAAATACCAAGAACAACCACCTCTGGCCTGTGTCCACACTTGTAGAGTCATCAGAAGGTGTAATGAAAGCTTAGAGTAATGTGACAGCAAAGTCAGCTTTTTAATGTGCTGCTTTGTTTACTAACCCCTTGTCTGGCTTTGTCTTCACTGTACTGTGATGCCACCTCACTGAATCGCACACCTGACTTCAGCTTCTCCATAGCCTCCATACACTTTCCATGCTTCTCACAAAGGATGTGGCGCACCTGGAAAAACAATATCACATTAAACCTTCTGATGGCGAGTTTTCGCCAATATACACCTGCCACAGAAATGAAGTTGTGACAAATTCATGTTCACAACATAGGTTGCTGGTTCTCAGCCTATGAACtgcttcagcaaaaataatCAGCTCAATTCACGTGCGTAAACTCATTTGCTGAACAACAAGAGTCCCCCTAGATCATTTCACAGGACAGATGTCACACCAGAAGGAAACATCCTGCTGATGTCCAGCAAGAAGGGACTGTCACACCTTAACAGCAGTTCCTCCCTTTGGCGTTTTCTCTTTCTTGTCACTGTCACCGCTTCCTGAAGCACTTGCACCTGTGAATTGatcattttacagcaaaacaaatggCAGACTGATCATTAAACTGTAATATCTGTGTgagtaaacaaatgaaatacagggcataatatttatttacatcacTGTTGTGTGTTATTGTCCCACTCAGGGCGTTTTTGTCCCACTCAGGGCGTTTTTGTCTCATGCAATTTCCTTCTGGATTAAATTATACATCTACCAACCTATCTAtacttaaatgtattaattcagcagacatTCATCTGTAAAGAGATGCagatttcatagaaaatacagcatGTGTTCATTAGATATTAGCAAAAAGAGACTGATGCAGACtccatgattctaaagtacagttagtttctttctttcgaATCAGGGAAAAAAGTAAGAGAACAACAAATCGACCaagaataattacatttaagcCTCCCGAAGCCCCCTGCTTTGCTTAACTGAAATCCTGAAAAAAGCAGGACAGAATTTCTGATTCTGTCAGCTCGATGAAGACTCGAGTTGACATGACAAGACTCGAGTCGGGGGCGTCGGAGTCTCTATCTATGCAGCACAAAAATATAACGAGATGAACCATTTACCTCaagaatattaaataaattaaattaacttaTAGTTTGTTCACCTTTTGCTCCTTTGCCACCCTTTCCTTTAGGTGGCATGTCTGTCCAGTAACGTTAAACTGTATTTAGGAATAGAGCAGACGAGCAGAGCCAGAGACACAGTAAGGCCCCCAACTGAGGTGTTCACTCTAAAGCCTGttcaaatattgttttttttttttttttttttttttttttttttttgcacaaatgaaGAGTACATCTATTATGTATGCttgaaattatgtttaaaaatgatcatatatgcatattatttttttaattttcttt
This window harbors:
- the pin4 gene encoding peptidyl-prolyl cis-trans isomerase NIMA-interacting 4; protein product: MPPKGKGGKGAKGASASGSGDSDKKEKTPKGGTAVKVRHILCEKHGKCMEAMEKLKSGVRFSEVASQYSEDKARQGGDLGWMTRGSMVGPFQDAAFALPVSTMDRPVYTDPPVKTKFGYHIIMVEGKK